The Corynebacterium confusum genome has a window encoding:
- a CDS encoding 4-hydroxy-3-methylbut-2-enyl diphosphate reductase → MTDAGKNVLLAAPRGYCAGVDRAVETVEKALEKYGAPIYVRKQIVHNRYVVESLAERGVVFVDEASEAPEGAHLVFSAHGISPAVRQESQQRRQLTLDATCPLVTKVHKEVQRFERDGYHILLVGHKGHEEVEGTAGEAPEITHLVDGVEGVAELPEFLHDEKLVWLSQTTLSVDETITIVNKLRERFPHLENPPSDDICYATQNRQESVKAIAPKCDLMIVVGSRNSSNSVRLVEVALDAGAKESHLIDFAKEIDESWLDGVQTVGVTCGASVPELLVREVLEYLDERGYSDVEQVTTTTETIQFALPRELRPARTKVAKETAANQS, encoded by the coding sequence ATGACTGATGCTGGAAAGAATGTGCTTCTCGCGGCCCCGCGCGGGTACTGCGCCGGTGTGGACCGCGCGGTGGAGACGGTAGAAAAGGCGCTGGAGAAATACGGCGCCCCGATTTACGTGCGCAAGCAGATTGTGCACAACCGCTACGTGGTAGAATCCCTGGCCGAGCGCGGGGTGGTCTTCGTCGACGAGGCATCGGAGGCCCCCGAGGGCGCGCATTTGGTCTTCTCGGCACACGGCATTTCCCCGGCCGTCCGCCAGGAGTCGCAGCAGCGCCGCCAGCTGACCCTGGACGCGACCTGCCCGCTGGTGACGAAGGTGCACAAGGAGGTCCAGCGTTTCGAGCGCGACGGCTACCACATCCTCCTGGTGGGCCATAAGGGCCACGAGGAGGTTGAAGGCACCGCCGGCGAGGCCCCGGAGATCACCCACCTGGTCGACGGCGTGGAAGGCGTGGCGGAATTGCCGGAGTTCCTCCACGACGAAAAGCTCGTGTGGCTGTCCCAGACCACCCTGTCGGTCGATGAGACCATCACCATCGTCAACAAGCTGCGCGAGCGCTTCCCGCACCTGGAGAACCCGCCGTCAGACGATATTTGCTACGCCACGCAGAACCGCCAGGAGTCGGTGAAGGCCATCGCCCCCAAGTGCGACCTGATGATCGTGGTCGGCTCCCGCAACTCCTCGAACTCGGTCCGCCTAGTTGAGGTGGCCCTGGACGCGGGCGCGAAGGAGTCGCACCTGATCGACTTCGCCAAGGAGATCGACGAGTCCTGGCTGGACGGCGTGCAGACCGTCGGCGTGACCTGTGGCGCCTCCGTGCCGGAGCTGCTGGTGCGCGAGGTGCTCGAGTACCTCGACGAGCGCGGCTACAGCGACGTGGAGCAGGTAACCACCACCACCGAGACCATCCAGTTCGCCCTCCCGCGCGAGCTGCGCCCGGCTCGAACCAAGGTAGCCAAGGAAACCGCGGCCAACCAGTCTTAA
- the xseA gene encoding exodeoxyribonuclease VII large subunit: protein MNAPANTPDTPWPVGKVNDQVKGWIERLGFLWVEGQLTQINVKNTWKLSYLTLRDVEQEKSVQLTCPTNLVRSLPTPLKDGDRVIIRGKPAFYAGRGSFSLWTTEIRHVGLGELLARIEMLRKQLAAEGLFDPARKKRLPYLPGKVGLITGRGSAAERDVISVAQDRWPAVQFRVINTAVQGRSTVPEVIDALQQLDRDPEVDVIIIARGGGSVEDLLPFSEEALQRAAAAAATPVVSAIGHEPDSPVLDNVADLRAATPTDAAKRVVPDVMEEKALINEARQRMAGALRGWVDNQRRGLANIRSRPVLADPLSPITARREEIDRARATMRRDVNYLLDRENNRVSALRAQVSALGPAATLQRGYSVVQVLPRDGSGPEVVTSYQQSPPGSQLRIRVADGSVTAAAMAAKPAD from the coding sequence ATGAACGCACCGGCGAATACCCCGGATACTCCGTGGCCGGTGGGCAAGGTCAATGACCAAGTCAAAGGGTGGATCGAGCGGCTAGGCTTCCTCTGGGTCGAGGGCCAGCTGACCCAGATCAACGTCAAGAACACCTGGAAGCTGTCCTACTTGACCCTGCGAGACGTCGAGCAGGAAAAGTCCGTACAGTTAACCTGCCCCACCAACCTGGTCCGCTCCCTGCCGACCCCTCTGAAAGACGGCGACCGCGTCATCATCCGCGGCAAGCCGGCCTTCTACGCCGGCCGCGGCAGCTTCTCGCTGTGGACCACGGAAATCCGCCACGTCGGTCTGGGCGAGCTGCTCGCCCGCATCGAGATGCTGCGCAAGCAGCTGGCCGCCGAGGGGCTTTTCGATCCGGCCCGCAAGAAGCGCCTGCCCTACCTGCCGGGCAAGGTCGGCCTGATTACCGGGCGCGGTTCGGCGGCCGAACGCGACGTCATCTCCGTGGCCCAGGACCGCTGGCCCGCCGTCCAGTTCCGGGTCATCAATACGGCCGTGCAGGGCCGCTCCACGGTCCCGGAGGTCATCGACGCCCTGCAGCAGCTGGACCGGGATCCGGAGGTAGACGTCATCATCATCGCCCGCGGCGGCGGCTCGGTCGAGGACCTGCTGCCGTTTTCCGAGGAGGCCCTGCAGCGCGCCGCGGCGGCCGCGGCCACCCCGGTGGTCTCCGCTATCGGCCACGAGCCGGACAGCCCGGTGCTCGACAACGTGGCCGACCTGCGGGCGGCTACCCCGACGGACGCGGCCAAGCGCGTCGTGCCCGACGTCATGGAGGAAAAGGCGCTGATCAACGAGGCCCGTCAGCGCATGGCCGGGGCGCTGCGCGGCTGGGTGGACAACCAGCGCCGCGGCCTGGCCAATATCCGCTCCCGCCCGGTGCTGGCCGATCCCCTCTCCCCAATCACGGCGCGCCGCGAGGAGATCGACCGCGCTCGCGCCACCATGCGCCGCGACGTCAATTACCTGCTGGACCGCGAAAACAACCGGGTCAGCGCCCTGCGCGCCCAGGTCTCGGCGCTAGGGCCAGCAGCGACCCTGCAGCGCGGCTACTCCGTGGTCCAGGTCCTGCCCCGCGACGGCAGCGGGCCCGAGGTGGTCACCTCCTACCAGCAGTCCCCGCCCGGCTCGCAGCTGCGCATCCGCGTCGCCGACGGTTCCGTCACCGCCGCGGCGATGGCCGCCAAGCCGGCCGACTAG
- a CDS encoding AI-2E family transporter has translation MTSAEGQHNLLKSVSPHPPGDQVDRLVVLGHYIRSTALWSVRVFVIGLLVYALGWLIGSFWQGILPVILALIVCTVLAPFAGWLRRHRFPASLAAAITMLTFVALVGGLIAFIAPDFARQSQSLYLQTVEGIQRLQLWAQGPPLNLDSDDMGQYIDDIASWLQAQAGDIAGSVFNGIGTATSLLITLVIVTVLTFFFLKDGHKFLPWLRESVGRRAGWHLTELLTRGWNTLGGFIRAQALVSGIDAIFIGGGLAIIGVPLAMALAIITFIAGFIPFIGAIVAGALSVTIALVSLGFTEALMVLGLVLLVQQLEGNVLSPWLQARAMSLHPVIVLVSVTLGSALFDLVGAFLAVPAAAMIAVAYRYVQDILMLQSGEKTTDDVEFSTMAGYLVGRVKQEQGLRQRQDWREEAPEPDGADVSELVDLSSPPPEYERPAARTGIRKLKNKIARMFETREES, from the coding sequence ATAACCTCCGCGGAGGGCCAACATAATTTACTGAAGTCGGTCTCTCCCCACCCACCGGGCGACCAGGTCGACCGCTTGGTCGTTCTCGGGCACTACATCCGCAGCACCGCCCTGTGGTCGGTGCGCGTCTTCGTCATTGGGCTGCTCGTGTACGCCCTCGGCTGGCTCATCGGCAGCTTCTGGCAGGGGATCCTGCCGGTCATTCTGGCGCTGATCGTTTGTACGGTGTTGGCACCGTTTGCCGGCTGGCTGCGTCGCCACCGCTTCCCCGCCTCCCTGGCCGCGGCGATTACCATGCTGACCTTCGTGGCGCTGGTCGGTGGCCTCATCGCGTTCATCGCACCGGATTTCGCGCGCCAGTCGCAGTCGCTGTACCTGCAGACCGTCGAGGGCATCCAGCGCCTGCAGCTGTGGGCGCAGGGGCCGCCGCTGAACCTGGACAGCGACGACATGGGCCAGTACATCGACGACATTGCCTCCTGGCTGCAGGCTCAGGCCGGCGACATCGCCGGCTCCGTGTTTAACGGCATCGGCACGGCGACCTCCCTGCTGATCACTCTGGTGATTGTCACCGTGCTAACGTTCTTCTTCCTTAAGGACGGGCATAAATTCCTGCCCTGGCTGCGCGAGAGCGTCGGCCGCCGTGCCGGCTGGCACCTGACCGAGCTGCTCACCCGGGGCTGGAACACACTGGGCGGGTTCATCCGAGCCCAGGCGCTGGTCTCTGGCATCGATGCCATCTTCATCGGCGGCGGCCTCGCCATTATCGGTGTGCCGCTGGCGATGGCCCTGGCGATCATCACCTTCATCGCCGGGTTCATCCCGTTCATTGGCGCCATCGTGGCGGGCGCGCTGTCCGTGACCATCGCCCTGGTCTCTCTGGGCTTTACCGAGGCCCTCATGGTGCTCGGCCTGGTCCTGCTGGTTCAGCAGCTGGAAGGCAACGTGCTCTCGCCGTGGCTGCAGGCCCGCGCGATGAGCCTGCACCCGGTTATCGTCCTAGTCTCCGTCACGCTGGGTTCGGCGCTCTTCGATCTGGTAGGCGCCTTCCTCGCCGTGCCCGCCGCGGCGATGATCGCGGTAGCCTACCGCTACGTCCAGGACATCCTCATGCTGCAATCCGGCGAGAAGACCACCGACGACGTCGAGTTCTCCACCATGGCCGGCTACCTCGTCGGCCGCGTCAAGCAAGAGCAGGGCCTGCGCCAGCGCCAGGATTGGCGCGAGGAAGCCCCCGAGCCCGACGGCGCGGACGTGAGCGAATTGGTCGATCTGAGCTCCCCGCCGCCGGAGTACGAACGCCCGGCGGCCCGCACCGGCATCCGAAAGCTGAAGAACAAAATCGCGCGGATGTTCGAAACACGGGAGGAATCTTAA
- a CDS encoding DNA recombination protein RmuC, translated as MSTSTLATVAFLLISVALGAVLGWLGHSHWQRRQPTVATTGPSAAEQQQAALQASQQRRADVAESLAPLEKAMDRLGLHLRELEADRASEFSSLRGQVQAMMRTSTRLSDRTDQLVTALRSPNVRGRWGEIQLERVVELGGMVKHVDFNPQVSAHFGSHQVRPDLLIHLSGGRHIVVDAKVPFSSYLDALEAQDPEEHAAFLRHHVHQMRNHITTLAGKDYIEAFQPTPEFVVLFVPADPFLDAALSVDPELLEFAFSRNIVIATPTTLFALLRTVALGWRQEDLSDKAREVQRLGRELYSRVNTVGEHFNKVGRNLEKAVDAFNSTLGSFDSRVMVTSRRLAEMDIPARTDKHPPQISPVESSPRHAAESD; from the coding sequence ATGAGTACTTCCACGCTCGCCACGGTTGCCTTTCTTCTCATCAGTGTGGCACTCGGCGCGGTCCTAGGGTGGCTCGGGCACTCCCACTGGCAGCGCCGGCAGCCCACCGTCGCCACGACCGGCCCCAGCGCCGCCGAGCAACAACAGGCCGCCCTGCAGGCCTCCCAGCAGCGGCGCGCCGACGTCGCCGAATCACTAGCTCCCCTGGAAAAGGCCATGGACCGCCTGGGCCTGCACCTGCGCGAGCTGGAGGCTGACCGCGCCAGCGAGTTTTCCTCCCTGCGCGGCCAGGTCCAGGCGATGATGCGCACCTCTACCCGCCTGTCCGACAGGACCGACCAGCTGGTCACCGCGCTGCGCTCGCCCAATGTGCGCGGCCGGTGGGGCGAGATTCAGCTCGAGCGCGTCGTCGAGCTGGGCGGCATGGTCAAGCACGTGGACTTTAACCCGCAGGTCTCCGCCCACTTTGGCAGCCACCAAGTCCGCCCGGACCTATTGATCCACTTGTCCGGCGGGCGCCACATCGTCGTCGACGCGAAGGTGCCGTTTAGCTCCTACCTCGACGCGCTGGAGGCCCAGGACCCCGAGGAACACGCGGCCTTCCTGCGCCACCACGTCCACCAGATGCGCAACCACATCACCACGCTGGCGGGCAAGGACTACATCGAGGCCTTCCAGCCCACCCCGGAGTTCGTGGTCCTCTTCGTGCCCGCGGATCCCTTCTTGGACGCCGCTCTCAGCGTGGACCCCGAGCTTTTGGAGTTCGCCTTCTCCCGCAACATTGTCATCGCGACCCCCACCACGCTGTTCGCCCTGCTGCGTACCGTGGCGCTGGGCTGGCGGCAGGAGGATCTCTCAGACAAGGCCCGGGAGGTCCAGCGCCTGGGGCGCGAGCTCTACAGCCGGGTCAACACGGTGGGCGAGCACTTCAACAAGGTGGGGCGCAACCTGGAAAAGGCGGTCGATGCCTTCAACTCCACGCTGGGTTCCTTCGACAGCCGCGTCATGGTCACCTCCCGACGGCTCGCGGAGATGGACATCCCCGCCCGCACGGACAAGCACCCGCCACAGATTTCCCCGGTGGAGTCCTCCCCGCGCCACGCCGCCGAGTCCGACTAG
- a CDS encoding DUF6542 domain-containing protein encodes MSHANAFHKTQARTARGGLPLGMAIAIVAAALTTGLLLSLLFGDLGWPYLLCYIVSVLAVTCTVAPRGLYLTVATSPLLFTVFTLLCGWLVTQGRANEGASAFSTTALVTGAFPFLEHFIPFFLTTLASIAIMAFRLWRLRSNARTESEKAQVARRAEAAADKRNRDTSARARERSSRLTVAELIARNEEQKRRAQAANIPLGRTFGQGSEQPAPRGGRVRERDREQRRQEQANQQAYRPNPNRRAGGPGSSLPRYGEATSRPAERSRQYPPKSKAQARRVRPIPSRDDNLYED; translated from the coding sequence GTGTCACATGCGAACGCTTTTCATAAAACCCAGGCTCGAACGGCCCGCGGTGGGCTGCCGCTCGGCATGGCCATTGCTATCGTCGCTGCGGCTTTGACCACCGGGCTTCTCCTGTCCCTGCTCTTCGGGGACCTGGGCTGGCCGTACCTGCTCTGTTACATCGTTAGCGTTCTGGCTGTCACCTGCACCGTGGCCCCGCGGGGGTTGTACCTGACCGTGGCCACCTCCCCACTGCTTTTCACCGTCTTCACGCTGCTCTGCGGCTGGCTGGTGACCCAGGGAAGGGCCAACGAGGGGGCCTCGGCGTTTTCTACTACCGCCCTGGTCACCGGCGCCTTCCCCTTCCTGGAACACTTCATTCCGTTCTTCCTGACCACGCTGGCGTCCATCGCCATCATGGCCTTCCGGCTGTGGCGGCTGCGTTCTAACGCCCGTACGGAAAGCGAGAAAGCCCAGGTCGCCCGCCGGGCGGAGGCCGCCGCCGACAAGCGCAATCGTGACACCAGCGCCCGAGCCCGCGAACGCAGCAGCCGGCTCACCGTGGCCGAGCTCATCGCGCGCAACGAGGAGCAAAAGCGCCGCGCCCAGGCTGCCAATATCCCGCTGGGCCGCACGTTTGGGCAGGGCTCCGAGCAGCCCGCCCCGCGGGGTGGCCGCGTCCGCGAGCGCGACCGCGAACAGCGCCGGCAGGAGCAGGCCAACCAGCAGGCCTACCGCCCGAATCCCAACCGCCGCGCCGGCGGGCCGGGCTCCTCCCTTCCCCGCTACGGCGAGGCCACCAGCCGGCCGGCTGAGAGGTCGCGCCAGTACCCGCCGAAGTCTAAGGCCCAGGCCCGCCGTGTGCGGCCAATTCCCTCCCGCGACGACAACCTCTACGAGGACTAG
- a CDS encoding class II fumarate hydratase, with protein sequence MTEYRIEHDTMGEVQVPKDALWRAQTQRAVDNFPISGRGLESAQIRALGLLKAACAQVNKDSGALDADKADAIIAAAKEIADNQHDDAFPIDVFQTGSGTSSNMNTNEVIASLAAKAGVEVHPNDHVNMGQSSNDTFPTATHVAATYEAVNDLIPGLEVLHESLTKKAQEWKDVVKSGRTHLMDATPVTLGQEFGGYARQIELGIERIKATLPRLGELAIGGTATGTGLNTSADFGAKVTEELKKLTGLEELQEAHNHFEAQAARDSLVEFSGAMRTVAVSLYKITNDIRLMGSGPLTGLSEIHLKDLQPGSSIMPGKVNPVLCETATQVSAQVIGNDAAVAFGGSQGQFELNVFIPMMARNVLESARLLANTGRVFAEKCVDGITANEERMKTFAESSTSIVTPLNSAIGYENAAKAAKHALNEKITVREAVIDLGFVDGENLTEEELDRRLNVLDMANTDRDNF encoded by the coding sequence ATGACTGAGTACCGCATCGAACACGACACGATGGGCGAAGTTCAGGTCCCGAAGGACGCCCTGTGGCGCGCCCAGACCCAGCGCGCAGTGGATAACTTCCCGATCTCCGGCCGTGGTCTCGAGTCCGCGCAGATCCGCGCCCTCGGCCTGCTGAAGGCGGCCTGCGCCCAGGTCAACAAGGACTCCGGCGCCCTGGATGCGGACAAGGCTGACGCCATCATCGCCGCCGCCAAGGAGATTGCTGACAACCAGCACGACGATGCCTTCCCGATCGACGTTTTCCAGACCGGCTCCGGCACCTCCTCCAACATGAACACCAATGAGGTTATCGCCTCCCTGGCCGCGAAGGCCGGCGTCGAGGTCCACCCGAACGACCACGTCAACATGGGCCAGTCCTCCAACGACACCTTCCCGACCGCCACCCACGTGGCGGCCACCTACGAGGCGGTCAACGATCTCATCCCGGGCCTGGAGGTCCTGCACGAGTCCCTGACCAAGAAGGCACAGGAGTGGAAGGACGTCGTCAAGTCCGGCCGCACCCACCTGATGGACGCCACCCCGGTCACCCTGGGCCAGGAGTTCGGCGGCTACGCCCGGCAGATCGAGCTCGGCATCGAGCGCATCAAGGCCACCCTGCCGCGCCTGGGCGAACTGGCCATCGGCGGCACCGCCACCGGTACCGGCCTGAACACCTCCGCCGACTTCGGCGCGAAGGTCACCGAGGAGCTCAAAAAGCTCACCGGCTTGGAGGAGCTGCAGGAGGCCCACAACCACTTCGAGGCCCAGGCCGCCCGCGACTCCCTGGTGGAGTTCTCCGGCGCCATGCGCACCGTGGCCGTGAGCCTGTACAAGATTACTAACGACATCCGCCTGATGGGCTCCGGCCCGCTGACCGGCCTGTCTGAGATCCACCTGAAGGATCTGCAGCCGGGCTCGTCGATCATGCCGGGCAAGGTCAACCCGGTCCTGTGCGAGACCGCCACCCAGGTCTCCGCCCAGGTCATCGGCAACGACGCCGCCGTTGCCTTCGGCGGTTCCCAGGGCCAGTTCGAGCTCAACGTCTTCATCCCGATGATGGCGCGCAACGTGCTGGAATCCGCCCGTCTGCTGGCCAACACCGGCCGCGTCTTCGCCGAGAAGTGCGTCGACGGCATCACCGCCAACGAGGAGCGCATGAAGACCTTCGCTGAGTCTTCCACCTCGATTGTTACCCCGCTGAACTCCGCCATCGGCTACGAGAACGCCGCCAAGGCCGCCAAGCACGCGCTCAACGAGAAGATCACCGTCCGCGAGGCCGTCATTGACCTGGGCTTCGTCGACGGCGAGAACCTCACCGAGGAGGAGCTGGACCGCCGCCTGAACGTGTTGGACATGGCCAACACCGATCGCGACAACTTCTAA
- the ychF gene encoding redox-regulated ATPase YchF, whose product MSLTLGIVGLPNVGKSTLFNALTRSDILAANYPFATIEPNVGLVELPDARLNRLAEIYSSERILPATVSFVDIAGIVKGASEGEGMGNAFLSNIREADAICQVVRAFSDDNVIHVDGQVNPTSDISVINTELILADLQTIEKALPRLEKEAKKNKDLAETVEETKKAQEILEDDTTLFAAAKDGKVNLDLLKELHLMTAKPFLYVFNSDEEVLTDEAKKEELRQLVAPADCVFLDAKTETELLELDDDEALELLESVGQTEPGLQTLAKAGFNTLGLQTYLTAGPKESRAWTIHQGDTAPQAAGVIHSDFEKGFIKAEIVSFEDLDAAGSMAEARNHGKVRQEGKDYIMQDGDVVDFKFNV is encoded by the coding sequence GTGAGTCTTACATTAGGAATTGTCGGATTGCCCAACGTTGGCAAGTCCACGCTGTTTAACGCCCTGACCCGCAGCGACATCTTGGCGGCGAATTACCCGTTCGCCACCATCGAGCCCAACGTGGGCTTGGTGGAGCTTCCCGATGCGCGCCTGAACCGCCTGGCGGAAATCTACTCCTCCGAGCGCATTCTGCCGGCGACGGTTTCCTTCGTAGACATCGCCGGCATCGTCAAGGGTGCTTCCGAGGGCGAAGGCATGGGTAACGCCTTCCTGTCCAATATCCGCGAGGCCGACGCCATCTGTCAGGTTGTGCGCGCCTTCTCCGACGACAACGTCATCCACGTCGACGGCCAGGTCAACCCGACCAGCGATATTTCGGTCATCAACACCGAGCTCATCCTGGCCGACCTCCAGACCATCGAAAAGGCCCTGCCGCGGCTGGAGAAGGAAGCCAAGAAGAACAAGGACCTGGCCGAGACCGTCGAGGAGACCAAGAAGGCCCAGGAGATCTTGGAGGACGACACCACTTTGTTCGCCGCCGCCAAGGACGGCAAGGTTAACCTCGATCTGCTCAAGGAACTGCACCTGATGACGGCGAAGCCGTTCCTCTACGTGTTCAACTCGGACGAGGAGGTGCTGACCGACGAGGCGAAGAAGGAAGAGCTGCGCCAGCTGGTTGCCCCGGCCGACTGCGTCTTCCTAGATGCCAAGACCGAGACCGAGCTGCTGGAGCTGGACGACGACGAGGCCCTCGAGCTGCTCGAGTCCGTCGGCCAGACCGAGCCGGGCCTGCAGACCCTGGCCAAGGCCGGTTTCAACACCCTCGGCCTGCAGACCTACCTGACGGCCGGCCCGAAGGAATCCCGCGCCTGGACCATCCACCAAGGCGATACCGCCCCGCAGGCCGCCGGCGTTATCCACTCCGACTTCGAGAAGGGCTTCATCAAGGCTGAGATCGTCTCCTTCGAGGACCTCGATGCCGCCGGCTCCATGGCCGAGGCCCGCAACCACGGCAAGGTCCGCCAGGAAGGCAAGGACTACATTATGCAGGACGGCGACGTCGTGGACTTTAAGTTCAACGTTTAA
- a CDS encoding DUF4245 domain-containing protein codes for MAAENKPKLFEGGKDMILSLGVTVIAMLAVVGATGLCTVNPEDSPHAEVTEVDAENFLRMETQATGVPARLPQLPDGWYANSARRGQVAGEPAPIVGFVTAEKGYLQATQTTVGYDEARRGYDGNYRELTDTTEIDGQTVEIYTSDDNDVRDLWAADLGDVRLLVSGSANDADYRPLISAIVAAEPVAEADAPSGEQK; via the coding sequence GTGGCTGCAGAGAATAAACCCAAACTTTTCGAGGGCGGCAAGGACATGATCCTGTCGCTGGGCGTGACCGTCATCGCGATGCTGGCGGTCGTCGGGGCGACCGGCTTGTGTACGGTCAACCCGGAGGATTCGCCGCATGCCGAGGTTACCGAGGTGGACGCGGAGAACTTCCTGCGCATGGAGACCCAGGCCACCGGCGTGCCGGCCCGCCTGCCGCAGCTGCCTGACGGCTGGTACGCCAACTCCGCCCGCCGCGGCCAGGTCGCCGGAGAGCCGGCCCCCATCGTCGGCTTCGTCACCGCTGAGAAGGGCTACCTCCAGGCCACCCAGACCACCGTCGGATACGACGAGGCCCGCCGCGGCTACGACGGCAACTACCGCGAGTTGACCGACACCACGGAGATCGACGGCCAGACCGTGGAGATCTACACCAGCGACGACAACGACGTCCGCGACCTGTGGGCCGCTGACCTAGGCGACGTGCGGCTTTTGGTCTCTGGTTCTGCTAACGATGCCGACTACCGCCCCCTCATTTCTGCCATTGTGGCCGCCGAGCCCGTCGCCGAGGCAGACGCGCCTAGCGGCGAGCAAAAGTAA
- a CDS encoding TetR/AcrR family transcriptional regulator, whose product MQDDDCVGLREQKRRKTRRRIEDSATKLVDEHGFAAVTVEEICEDAGISRRTFFNYFDSKASAVMGSPSREFSPELTEWFLTTPTDNVLELSLTLIAKHVDDHYDSPEIHARRKRIAQDSEAAAESFARKQAKAQELRELIEKRLEKTPGDQQDPSMSPRCEATLIASLLRESLWLVATGDFYSTDKSLTENLRRSAQIITSYAKGLAW is encoded by the coding sequence ATGCAAGACGATGACTGTGTAGGACTGCGTGAACAGAAGCGCCGCAAGACGCGGCGCCGGATCGAAGACTCCGCCACCAAGCTCGTGGACGAGCACGGCTTCGCGGCGGTAACGGTAGAAGAGATCTGTGAGGACGCCGGCATCTCCCGGCGGACCTTCTTCAACTACTTCGACTCCAAGGCCTCGGCGGTCATGGGCAGCCCGTCTCGGGAATTCTCCCCGGAGCTGACCGAGTGGTTTTTGACCACCCCCACCGACAACGTTCTGGAGCTCAGCCTCACCCTCATCGCTAAACACGTAGACGATCACTACGACAGCCCGGAAATCCACGCGCGCCGGAAAAGAATTGCCCAAGACAGCGAGGCAGCCGCCGAGTCCTTCGCCCGCAAGCAGGCCAAGGCCCAGGAGCTGCGCGAGCTGATCGAGAAGCGCTTGGAAAAGACCCCGGGCGACCAACAAGACCCGAGTATGTCCCCGCGGTGCGAGGCCACGCTCATCGCATCTCTGCTTCGGGAGTCGCTGTGGCTGGTGGCCACCGGGGACTTCTACTCCACCGATAAATCTTTGACGGAGAATCTCCGTCGTTCTGCTCAAATTATTACTTCGTATGCGAAAGGCCTGGCATGGTAG
- a CDS encoding exodeoxyribonuclease VII small subunit has translation MNEDTIGTGQAGDDAFPPVENLTYEQARDELIETVKILELGQMSLDESLKYWERGEALAKACESHLDGAARRVEKALGNDPDAQGEGSSSPAE, from the coding sequence ATGAACGAAGACACCATCGGCACCGGCCAGGCCGGCGACGACGCTTTCCCGCCCGTGGAGAACCTGACCTACGAGCAGGCCCGCGATGAGCTCATCGAGACCGTCAAGATTTTGGAGCTCGGCCAGATGAGCCTGGACGAGTCGCTGAAGTACTGGGAGCGCGGCGAGGCTCTGGCCAAGGCCTGCGAGTCCCACCTCGACGGCGCCGCCCGCCGCGTGGAGAAAGCACTGGGCAACGACCCGGATGCGCAGGGCGAGGGCTCTTCTTCCCCGGCAGAATAG
- the glpX gene encoding class II fructose-bisphosphatase, with the protein MSNSHAGSPEAPDRNLAMELVRVTEAAALASGRWVGRGQKNEGDGAAVDAMRKLINSVSMKGVVVIGEGEKDEAPMLFNGEEVGTGEGPAMDIAVDPVDGTRLMAEGRPNAISVIAAAERGTMYDPSAVFYMKKIAVGPEAKGHIDISASVEDNINAVAKAKKLRPSDITVVVLDRPRHEDLISQIRAAGAKVRLIMDGDVAGAIAAAQDGNSIDIMMGIGGTPEGIITACAMKCMGGEIQGQLWPKDEQEAEKAKAAGHDLDRVLTNDDLVSSENCYFAATGVTNGDMLRGVSYRAHSATTRSLVMRSKSGTIRYIDSIHQMSKLREYSVVDYSDPNE; encoded by the coding sequence ATGTCGAATTCTCACGCTGGATCCCCGGAGGCGCCAGATCGCAACCTAGCCATGGAGCTGGTACGGGTGACCGAAGCCGCCGCCCTGGCTTCGGGCCGGTGGGTTGGCCGCGGGCAGAAGAACGAAGGTGACGGCGCCGCCGTGGACGCGATGCGCAAGCTCATCAACTCCGTGTCCATGAAGGGCGTCGTGGTCATCGGCGAGGGCGAAAAGGACGAGGCCCCCATGCTCTTCAACGGCGAAGAGGTCGGCACCGGCGAGGGCCCGGCGATGGACATCGCGGTGGACCCGGTCGACGGCACCCGCCTGATGGCCGAGGGCCGCCCGAACGCGATTTCCGTCATCGCCGCTGCCGAGCGCGGCACCATGTACGACCCCTCGGCCGTGTTCTACATGAAGAAGATCGCCGTCGGCCCGGAGGCCAAGGGCCACATCGACATCAGCGCCTCCGTCGAGGACAACATCAACGCCGTGGCTAAGGCCAAGAAACTGCGCCCGTCGGACATCACCGTCGTCGTGCTGGACCGTCCGCGCCACGAGGACCTAATTTCCCAGATCCGCGCCGCCGGCGCGAAGGTGCGCCTCATCATGGACGGCGACGTCGCCGGCGCCATCGCGGCCGCCCAGGACGGCAACTCCATCGACATCATGATGGGCATCGGCGGCACCCCGGAGGGCATCATCACCGCCTGCGCCATGAAGTGCATGGGCGGCGAAATCCAGGGCCAGCTGTGGCCGAAGGACGAGCAGGAGGCAGAGAAGGCCAAGGCCGCGGGCCACGACCTGGACCGCGTGCTGACCAACGACGATCTGGTCTCCTCCGAGAACTGCTACTTCGCCGCCACCGGCGTGACCAACGGCGACATGCTGCGCGGCGTGTCCTACCGCGCCCACTCGGCCACCACCCGCTCGCTGGTGATGCGCTCGAAGTCCGGCACCATCCGCTACATCGACTCGATCCACCAGATGTCAAAGCTGCGGGAATACTCCGTGGTCGACTACTCGGATCCGAACGAATAA